Proteins encoded together in one Halalkaliarchaeum sp. AArc-CO window:
- a CDS encoding NADH:flavin oxidoreductase/NADH oxidase — protein MTDSLFDPLVLRDTELPNRVMVSPMCQYSASEGMPTDWHLVHLGSRAVGGAGVVMSEATAVSPEGRITPHDLGIWNADQADALADIAGFIADQGSVPGIQLAHAGRKASTKRPWDGGGPVAPADGGWDVVAPSDEPWPREEDPVPLRRLTRDGIENVVDDFAAAAERARRAGFEIAEVHAAHGYLLHEFLSPVTNRRSDAYGGDFEGRTRLVRDVTAAVREVWPDDKPVFVRISATDWLPDRESWTLSDSVRLAPLLSEAGADLIDVSAGGIHPEQTVPEAAPGYQVPYAEEIRDRTDVAVGAVGKITEPEHADALVRNGRADLAILGREFLRNPYWTLHAAEALDVDLEWPPQYRRGKPR, from the coding sequence ATGACTGATTCCCTGTTCGATCCGCTCGTGTTGCGGGACACCGAACTGCCGAACCGCGTGATGGTGTCACCGATGTGTCAGTACTCCGCTAGCGAGGGCATGCCGACTGACTGGCATCTCGTTCATCTGGGTAGCCGGGCGGTCGGTGGCGCGGGCGTCGTGATGTCGGAGGCGACGGCAGTATCACCGGAAGGGCGGATCACTCCACACGACCTCGGCATCTGGAACGCCGACCAGGCCGACGCGCTCGCCGACATCGCTGGCTTTATCGCCGACCAGGGATCGGTTCCGGGGATCCAGCTGGCCCACGCGGGCAGGAAGGCGTCGACGAAACGGCCCTGGGACGGTGGCGGCCCGGTCGCACCCGCCGACGGCGGCTGGGACGTGGTCGCGCCCAGCGACGAACCGTGGCCACGCGAGGAGGATCCGGTTCCGCTCCGCCGACTCACGCGGGACGGGATCGAAAACGTGGTCGACGACTTTGCCGCCGCCGCCGAGCGGGCCCGTCGGGCCGGCTTCGAGATCGCCGAGGTACACGCCGCCCACGGCTATCTGCTCCACGAGTTCCTCTCGCCGGTGACGAACCGCCGGAGTGACGCCTATGGGGGCGACTTCGAGGGACGAACCCGTCTCGTCAGGGACGTAACGGCTGCGGTTCGGGAGGTCTGGCCCGACGACAAGCCTGTCTTCGTCCGCATCTCTGCGACCGACTGGCTGCCGGATCGGGAGTCGTGGACGCTTTCGGACTCGGTCCGGCTCGCGCCGCTTCTTTCGGAGGCCGGTGCCGACCTGATCGACGTTTCGGCGGGCGGCATCCATCCCGAGCAGACGGTCCCCGAGGCCGCTCCCGGCTATCAGGTGCCGTACGCCGAGGAGATCCGGGACCGGACGGACGTCGCCGTCGGGGCCGTCGGGAAGATCACGGAGCCGGAGCACGCCGACGCACTCGTCCGCAACGGCCGGGCCGACCTCGCGATCCTGGGCCGGGAGTTCCTCCGGAACCCGTACTGG